One genomic window of Sulfurovum lithotrophicum includes the following:
- the rsmG gene encoding 16S rRNA (guanine(527)-N(7))-methyltransferase RsmG: protein MELSQYLDAEGIILDDEIIGKLEGFAVLLHEWNQVHNLTGARSVAAIYDNIVDSLYPLAFIKIPKTLLDVGTGAGFPGLVLAIALPETEVVLAEPLKKRVSFLKYATMDLGLKNVKVEAKRVESVEHEAFDMISSRAVTNTKLLLDLTSRISDEHTEYLFYKGSRVFDEIAQVEGQMSYDIIQKNQRNYLYIKNET from the coding sequence GTGGAACTGTCACAGTACCTTGATGCCGAAGGCATCATTCTGGATGATGAAATAATTGGTAAACTTGAAGGCTTTGCCGTACTGCTGCATGAATGGAACCAGGTGCATAATCTTACCGGAGCAAGATCGGTAGCGGCGATCTACGACAACATTGTCGATTCGCTCTATCCTCTGGCTTTTATCAAAATACCAAAAACACTGTTGGATGTGGGAACGGGAGCAGGTTTCCCTGGACTGGTGCTTGCCATTGCGCTTCCGGAGACCGAAGTGGTGTTGGCTGAACCGTTGAAAAAACGTGTCTCTTTTTTGAAGTATGCCACCATGGATCTCGGGCTGAAAAATGTGAAGGTGGAAGCGAAGCGGGTTGAAAGTGTGGAGCATGAAGCCTTCGATATGATCAGCTCGAGAGCAGTGACCAATACAAAGCTTCTGCTTGACCTTACGTCTCGCATCAGTGATGAACATACAGAATATCTTTTTTACAAAGGAAGCCGTGTATTTGACGAAATAGCGCAGGTGGAAGGTCAAATGAGTTATGATATAATACAAAAAAACCAGAGAAACTATCTCTATATAAAGAATGAAACATGA
- a CDS encoding PAS domain S-box protein: MKTINFKKIFSLDYHPKLISNMAKTAIFGAFAANIMVSSVSAFILYSFLPHNLIYTWLFLHIILFIGRIFISKKLLYFLKKSYSQKNIQKYLIALLTVTSLTAALYAVIIWFMYIYNVPDLYILLMTIVIILIAATSISTLGNVIITFILFVSLSVTPLIILALLHGGEIFLTLALFLLFYMILHIVFGYRQYIKLRNTAFLEETFQTMYEKSSDGIMLIKESRFQDCNEAILKMFGYSTKEEVLTTDLSKFMPKYQPDGKRSIVKMVEMTKIALENGTHSFEWLYQKKDGEMFWTEIVLTRITLNADELLHGVWRDISERKRLEDENTTLKERMELALLGYNAGVYEWNMVDNSVYISPQWKQMMGYRDDELPNLFSTWADRVHPDDYEDIMSDVQITVNAKKEHTGRIHRLKHRNGQWLSILGRGIIQYDKHGKALRMVGIHTNVTEQKALQLKYSHQAQIIDQIHDSVISTDLDGYINSWNTGSELLLGYKADEISGKHIRSLYLEEDYELLQKNIDKLMQRGTYMAEIRLLKKSKKVIFAELSLSLLKDEKGEPIGIIGSSRDITEQKKAEDKIKHLNDHLQQEVDAQLWQIREKDILLIKQSRMAQMGEMISMIAHQWRQPLSAISSTSASIELKASLNKLDNDTAQQKAHDISNFAQHLSRTIDDFRNFFKPTKKKVETSYDELVASVLEIIGISIKNSNIELIQELNCHDKFSTYSNELKQVVLNLIKNAEDALLEKKTENPYIKIFTYKENDKYILEVSDNAGGIPEEIMENIFDPYFSTKTKKEGTGLGLYMSKTIVEEHCAGKLSVMNTVDGALFRIVIVKEDMMRV, encoded by the coding sequence ATGAAAACAATAAATTTTAAAAAAATATTCTCTTTAGATTATCATCCAAAACTAATTTCAAATATGGCAAAGACCGCCATCTTTGGGGCATTTGCCGCAAATATTATGGTTTCATCTGTAAGTGCCTTTATACTCTATTCTTTTTTGCCACATAATTTGATTTATACTTGGCTATTTTTACATATTATTCTCTTTATCGGACGTATTTTTATTAGTAAAAAACTGCTCTATTTTTTAAAGAAGTCATATTCTCAAAAGAATATACAAAAATATCTTATAGCATTGCTTACAGTAACCTCACTCACTGCTGCACTGTATGCAGTGATAATATGGTTCATGTATATTTATAATGTTCCTGATCTGTATATTCTTCTAATGACTATAGTAATTATTTTAATAGCTGCAACTTCAATCTCTACTCTTGGTAATGTCATTATTACTTTTATACTATTTGTAAGTTTGAGTGTAACACCTCTTATTATTCTTGCATTATTGCATGGTGGAGAAATATTCCTGACACTCGCTCTTTTTTTATTATTCTATATGATACTGCATATAGTTTTTGGATATCGTCAATATATTAAATTGAGAAATACGGCCTTTTTAGAAGAAACATTCCAGACCATGTATGAAAAATCCTCAGATGGAATAATGCTTATCAAAGAAAGTAGGTTTCAAGACTGTAATGAAGCAATATTGAAAATGTTTGGATATAGTACAAAAGAGGAAGTTTTAACTACAGATCTCTCAAAATTTATGCCAAAATATCAACCTGATGGTAAACGTTCTATTGTCAAAATGGTTGAAATGACAAAGATTGCACTTGAAAACGGCACACATAGTTTTGAATGGTTATATCAAAAAAAAGACGGTGAAATGTTCTGGACCGAAATCGTATTAACTAGGATCACATTGAATGCGGATGAGCTGCTTCATGGTGTCTGGAGAGATATTTCCGAGCGAAAAAGGCTGGAAGATGAAAATACTACGCTTAAAGAGCGTATGGAGTTGGCACTTTTGGGCTATAATGCCGGTGTTTATGAATGGAACATGGTAGATAATAGTGTTTACATATCTCCTCAATGGAAGCAGATGATGGGCTACAGAGATGATGAACTTCCCAACCTCTTTTCTACATGGGCAGATCGTGTCCATCCTGACGATTATGAAGATATTATGTCGGATGTTCAAATAACTGTCAATGCTAAAAAAGAGCATACTGGAAGAATTCATCGTCTGAAACATAGAAATGGACAATGGCTATCGATATTGGGCAGAGGTATAATACAATATGATAAGCATGGAAAAGCTTTGCGTATGGTTGGGATCCATACCAATGTTACCGAGCAAAAAGCACTACAACTCAAATACTCCCACCAGGCACAAATTATTGATCAAATCCATGACTCGGTGATATCAACTGACCTTGATGGCTATATTAATAGTTGGAATACAGGTTCAGAGCTATTGCTTGGATATAAAGCTGATGAAATATCAGGGAAACATATTAGATCACTCTATTTAGAAGAAGATTACGAATTACTCCAAAAAAATATTGATAAACTTATGCAAAGAGGTACGTATATGGCAGAGATACGTTTACTTAAAAAGTCAAAAAAAGTCATATTTGCAGAGCTTTCTCTTTCACTGCTAAAAGATGAGAAAGGAGAGCCTATCGGTATAATAGGCTCTTCTCGTGACATCACAGAGCAAAAGAAAGCAGAGGATAAGATCAAACATTTAAATGATCATTTACAACAGGAAGTTGATGCTCAACTGTGGCAAATAAGAGAAAAAGACATTCTTTTGATAAAACAATCCCGAATGGCCCAAATGGGAGAGATGATATCTATGATCGCGCATCAATGGAGACAACCCCTATCTGCCATTTCTTCAACCAGTGCATCCATAGAGCTCAAAGCCAGTTTAAATAAGCTGGATAATGATACTGCTCAACAAAAAGCACACGATATTTCCAATTTCGCACAACATCTAAGTAGAACCATCGATGATTTTAGAAATTTCTTTAAACCAACTAAGAAAAAAGTAGAGACATCATACGATGAACTTGTAGCATCCGTTCTAGAGATTATAGGTATCTCCATTAAAAATAGTAATATAGAGTTGATCCAGGAGTTAAACTGTCACGATAAGTTCAGTACCTATTCCAATGAGTTAAAACAGGTGGTCTTAAATCTCATTAAAAATGCAGAAGATGCACTGCTTGAGAAGAAAACAGAGAATCCTTATATCAAAATATTCACCTATAAAGAGAATGACAAATATATTTTAGAAGTCAGTGATAACGCCGGGGGCATACCGGAAGAGATCATGGAAAATATCTTTGATCCTTATTTTAGTACTAAAACCAAAAAAGAGGGTACGGGACTTGGACTCTATATGAGCAAGACGATTGTTGAAGAACATTGTGCTGGAAAGCTTAGTGTGATGAATACTGTAGATGGTGCTTTGTTTAGGATTGTAATAGTTAAAGAAGATATGATGCGCGTCTAG
- a CDS encoding response regulator, with amino-acid sequence MINKKLEILIKLSKDLTVLYVEDNTVVHNSTLGMMEDFFLKIDSAENGETGLQKYKKYYNDNNQYYDIVITDIKMPKLNGIEMSRSILSLNEEQIILIISAHNESDYLLELINMGISNFILKPIDITQFQKKIFHIATSLQNKKVIKKQYEDIQRKNLILAAAKKEAEYVSYQKSQFLANMSHEIRTPLNAITGFISLLHENETDAEKLKYLQVIKSSSDSLLQIISDILDISKIDNGNLEIDNINFNPYEELITVMELFQKKASQKNIAFEIEFADDIPKFLFSDIHRIKQILSNLLSNAVKFTPKGLSIKCSVYYEKECLTIRVQDTGIGIPANKQKLIFEPFLQAEHSTSREYGGTGLGLSISARLAELLGGTLTLKSQETMGSTFTLAIDMPVSEDIHQECTQSIELTEPLKGHILIVEDIEANQMFLGIILNNAGLTYDTAINGIEAIEKFKTTKYDLILMDENMPKMGGTAATKVILTMEKEGSLKHTPIISLTANALKGDKERFLKAGMDEYLSKPVDPSSLTSTLRKYLIKI; translated from the coding sequence ATGATAAACAAGAAACTTGAAATTTTAATAAAATTAAGTAAAGATCTAACCGTTTTATATGTTGAGGACAATACAGTAGTACACAACAGCACTCTGGGTATGATGGAAGATTTTTTTTTAAAAATTGATTCAGCAGAAAATGGGGAGACAGGTCTTCAAAAGTATAAAAAATACTACAATGATAATAATCAGTATTATGATATTGTCATTACTGATATCAAGATGCCAAAGTTGAACGGTATCGAAATGAGCAGATCAATTTTATCACTCAATGAAGAACAAATAATTCTCATCATTTCAGCCCACAATGAATCAGATTATCTCCTAGAATTGATCAATATGGGAATTTCAAATTTTATACTAAAACCCATAGATATTACGCAATTTCAAAAAAAGATTTTCCATATTGCAACCTCTCTTCAAAATAAAAAAGTTATAAAAAAACAATATGAAGATATCCAAAGGAAAAATCTTATTTTAGCAGCAGCAAAAAAGGAAGCTGAATATGTTTCATATCAAAAAAGCCAATTTTTAGCAAATATGTCACATGAGATTCGCACACCACTTAATGCAATTACCGGTTTTATTTCCCTACTGCATGAAAACGAGACGGATGCAGAAAAGCTCAAATACCTACAAGTCATTAAAAGCTCTTCGGATTCACTTCTGCAGATCATCAGTGATATTTTAGATATTAGTAAAATAGATAATGGAAACCTGGAGATTGATAATATCAATTTTAATCCTTATGAAGAGTTGATCACAGTCATGGAACTTTTTCAGAAGAAAGCATCTCAAAAAAATATTGCGTTTGAAATTGAATTTGCTGATGATATACCAAAATTTCTTTTCTCTGATATACACAGAATCAAGCAGATCCTTTCAAATCTTCTCTCTAACGCTGTTAAGTTTACACCAAAGGGTTTAAGTATCAAATGTTCTGTTTATTACGAGAAGGAGTGTTTAACTATTCGTGTCCAAGATACTGGCATCGGTATTCCTGCAAATAAACAAAAGCTTATATTTGAACCTTTTTTACAAGCAGAGCACTCAACAAGCAGGGAGTATGGTGGTACGGGTCTGGGGTTGTCTATCAGTGCCAGACTGGCTGAACTTCTTGGCGGTACATTAACACTTAAGAGTCAAGAAACTATGGGAAGTACTTTTACATTGGCTATAGATATGCCGGTTTCTGAGGATATACACCAAGAGTGTACCCAGAGTATTGAGCTTACAGAGCCTCTCAAGGGTCATATATTGATTGTTGAAGATATTGAAGCCAATCAGATGTTCCTTGGCATTATTCTCAACAATGCCGGCTTAACATATGATACCGCGATCAATGGTATTGAGGCAATTGAAAAGTTCAAAACCACAAAATACGACTTAATTCTGATGGATGAGAATATGCCAAAAATGGGTGGTACTGCAGCGACTAAAGTAATTTTGACTATGGAAAAAGAGGGTAGTTTAAAACATACACCAATCATTTCATTAACGGCAAATGCCCTTAAAGGGGATAAGGAACGCTTTTTAAAAGCTGGTATGGATGAATACTTGAGCAAACCTGTTGATCCCTCTTCACTCACCAGTACTCTGCGAAAGTATTTGATCAAAATATGA
- a CDS encoding FIST N-terminal domain-containing protein, translated as MNYAVLTNIDQIDSIGFIPTVIVGFYESDKEKLFSQCSETLKARFPDVDIIGCSSESNIYDSIPYVDVNRTHPCIYMCIEMKKGSYKLQLFPDQEKQKIPVEKNKKYSAIVLSSRYGNALEQIIVQLQENIGKNSFFGAIAGAKSSDIKGGSIFYNGEYLSESTLVWLIDQEDYSLKGISAHDFDPVGFDLEITRTEGFKIIEIEHRPALDMIESMIGTLSLKTIESYDQPFFITPFNDHNHSFKKPISSILSIDRKAKTITLFKKVSKGDKLKLAIPFSREKQIDQLDKFSHLVTNDSIAFLFACVAYKGHWGQMEPIYIMRLAKNIYIPFIGLHSFGEIGPLDPQDLSVLQNQTLTLAVLTEKREST; from the coding sequence ATGAATTACGCTGTATTGACAAATATTGATCAAATTGACTCTATTGGTTTCATACCGACAGTTATAGTAGGGTTTTATGAGAGTGACAAAGAGAAACTTTTTTCTCAATGTAGTGAAACCCTGAAAGCCCGTTTCCCCGATGTTGACATTATTGGATGCAGCAGTGAGAGTAATATTTATGATTCGATCCCTTATGTTGATGTGAACCGGACACACCCCTGTATCTATATGTGTATAGAGATGAAAAAGGGATCCTATAAGCTGCAGCTTTTCCCTGATCAGGAAAAACAGAAGATTCCTGTCGAAAAAAATAAAAAATACAGCGCCATTGTTCTAAGTTCCCGTTACGGCAATGCTCTTGAACAGATCATTGTACAACTGCAGGAAAATATCGGTAAAAACAGTTTTTTCGGTGCGATCGCAGGAGCTAAATCATCCGATATAAAAGGGGGAAGCATATTTTATAACGGAGAATATCTTTCTGAAAGCACCCTGGTATGGCTGATCGATCAAGAAGACTATTCTCTTAAAGGCATATCGGCACATGATTTTGATCCGGTAGGATTTGATCTGGAGATTACCCGCACAGAGGGATTCAAAATTATTGAAATTGAACATCGACCGGCACTGGATATGATCGAAAGTATGATCGGTACCTTATCTCTGAAAACCATTGAGTCATATGACCAACCGTTTTTTATTACACCATTTAATGATCATAATCACTCTTTTAAAAAACCTATCTCTTCTATCTTGTCGATAGACAGGAAAGCCAAAACAATCACTCTCTTTAAGAAGGTTTCAAAAGGTGACAAACTCAAGCTGGCCATACCTTTTAGCCGAGAAAAGCAAATAGACCAACTGGACAAATTTTCCCATCTTGTTACAAATGACAGTATCGCTTTTTTATTTGCCTGTGTAGCCTATAAGGGTCATTGGGGGCAAATGGAGCCGATCTACATCATGCGGCTTGCAAAAAACATTTATATCCCCTTTATAGGTCTGCATTCATTTGGTGAAATAGGCCCTCTGGATCCTCAGGATCTTTCCGTATTGCAAAACCAGACATTGACACTTGCCGTACTCACCGAAAAGCGAGAAAGCACATGA
- a CDS encoding response regulator transcription factor — MSMHHNHTYKIIVADDHEIVRSGIRFILESQKDFYIEDEASSFNELMGLLSKKSYDFLILDLNLGDKNGIHTVREISDKFSELPILILSMFPEDPYALQSLQAGASGYLNKKMVSTDLILAINSIIEGEKYLDSAYRETLPYGTILNKTPKISIASLSKRELEVYNLLSSGYSGKMIAEKLDLSPKTISTYRKRILEKLSLSNINQLIHFALHEFE, encoded by the coding sequence ATGAGCATGCATCATAATCATACCTATAAAATCATTGTCGCAGATGATCATGAGATCGTGCGTAGCGGCATCAGGTTTATTTTGGAGTCCCAAAAGGATTTTTACATTGAGGATGAAGCTTCTTCCTTCAATGAGCTCATGGGCCTTCTTTCCAAAAAAAGCTATGATTTTTTGATTTTAGATCTAAATCTCGGTGACAAAAATGGCATACACACTGTACGTGAAATCAGTGATAAATTCAGCGAACTGCCCATATTGATCTTAAGCATGTTTCCTGAAGACCCCTATGCTTTACAATCTCTCCAAGCTGGAGCTTCGGGTTATTTAAATAAAAAAATGGTATCTACCGATCTGATACTTGCAATAAACAGCATCATTGAAGGGGAAAAGTATCTTGATTCGGCATATAGGGAAACGCTTCCTTATGGTACCATTTTAAACAAGACACCAAAGATCTCGATAGCGTCTTTATCCAAAAGGGAACTTGAAGTGTATAACCTGCTTAGCTCAGGCTATAGCGGTAAAATGATCGCAGAAAAACTTGATTTAAGTCCTAAAACTATATCTACTTATCGCAAACGTATACTGGAAAAACTATCACTCTCCAATATCAATCAGCTTATTCATTTTGCTCTGCATGAATTTGAGTGA
- a CDS encoding hybrid sensor histidine kinase/response regulator, whose protein sequence is MKLHKKDKQQIIKNVAGQFGMGLEKSQMMGDYLEKALLGETDELFYTIRYSMYFQNDPEYSMQVLKCMIETFSFLLSREEYASDKEELKTFFNLFFETIFIQRCRYAKIAEERESIIHTILQRVSERLNQTLETQQLMISGISHDMRTSLNAIIGYITFIKEKDILKGEDRTFLEKAENASSVLKNLVTGILDSTKIDAGQMEIKEEFFWVDQMILKCIDNLTIGLKEKNVVFKAEVDFFPKKVLGDAQRFIEIIMNLLSNAIKYTDHGFIHLKVRKIQESEESIEICFEVEDSGIGMTPKELKNMFDPFSRFKTDRNGVGLGLYIVQKLAQKLGGTLTAKSKVGVGSTFSFTVTLQKESNEPGKIEQRTICFFNDQKETYGFDQKMHFLKEYGYKIITFNNPEKFITCMLAKKDKAPDIVSITTSHDGYIRFDALVNYLKTLGIFNKTTFIAEETGQNISLEHFDKIYHHFAPISTYLKPRTILESKKTIEKTDTNKQADLHILAIDDMETNLEILKMFITKKYPFANIDLATDGYEALGMYKSRAYDLVFIDLKMPGLNGFEVLKRLKTIHDHVPPTYALTADIYKSTYGKVAQAGFTGLLEKPLQLDILFEMIERVIDEKDNP, encoded by the coding sequence ATGAAACTGCATAAAAAAGACAAACAACAGATCATTAAAAATGTAGCCGGCCAATTTGGTATGGGGCTCGAAAAATCTCAGATGATGGGGGATTATCTGGAAAAAGCTTTGCTCGGAGAAACCGATGAACTTTTTTACACGATCAGATATTCTATGTATTTTCAAAACGATCCTGAATATTCCATGCAAGTACTTAAGTGTATGATTGAGACTTTTTCTTTTTTACTTTCCAGAGAAGAATATGCCTCCGACAAAGAAGAGTTAAAAACATTTTTTAATCTTTTTTTCGAAACGATATTCATTCAGCGCTGCCGTTACGCCAAAATAGCTGAAGAAAGAGAAAGCATTATTCATACTATCTTGCAGCGTGTAAGTGAGAGATTAAACCAAACACTTGAGACACAACAGCTTATGATCTCTGGGATCTCCCATGATATGCGTACTTCACTCAATGCTATTATCGGCTATATTACTTTCATAAAGGAAAAAGATATTTTAAAAGGAGAGGACAGAACCTTTCTTGAGAAAGCCGAAAATGCATCTTCGGTGTTGAAGAACCTTGTCACCGGCATTTTGGATAGCACAAAGATAGACGCCGGGCAGATGGAGATAAAAGAGGAATTTTTTTGGGTAGATCAAATGATCTTGAAATGTATCGACAATCTTACTATAGGATTAAAAGAAAAAAATGTGGTCTTTAAGGCCGAGGTGGACTTTTTCCCAAAAAAAGTATTGGGGGATGCCCAGCGGTTCATAGAAATCATTATGAACCTGTTAAGCAATGCCATTAAATACACGGACCATGGTTTTATTCATCTCAAAGTCAGAAAGATCCAGGAATCTGAAGAAAGTATAGAAATATGCTTTGAGGTTGAAGATAGCGGTATAGGAATGACGCCCAAAGAGCTGAAAAATATGTTTGACCCTTTCAGCCGCTTTAAAACAGACAGGAACGGGGTAGGACTCGGTCTGTATATCGTACAGAAGCTGGCACAAAAGTTAGGCGGAACTTTAACTGCCAAAAGCAAGGTCGGAGTGGGAAGTACATTTTCTTTTACTGTCACATTGCAAAAGGAAAGCAATGAACCTGGCAAAATAGAGCAGAGAACAATTTGCTTTTTCAATGACCAAAAAGAAACATACGGATTTGACCAGAAGATGCATTTCCTAAAAGAGTATGGATACAAGATCATCACCTTCAATAATCCGGAGAAATTCATAACATGCATGCTGGCCAAAAAAGATAAAGCCCCAGACATTGTTTCAATCACTACTTCCCACGATGGCTACATAAGATTCGATGCACTTGTAAACTACCTGAAAACACTCGGGATATTTAACAAAACAACTTTTATTGCCGAAGAGACCGGGCAAAATATCTCTCTTGAACACTTTGATAAAATTTATCATCATTTTGCCCCGATATCAACATATTTGAAGCCTAGAACTATACTGGAGTCCAAAAAAACCATAGAAAAAACAGATACGAATAAGCAGGCAGACCTACATATTCTTGCTATTGACGATATGGAAACAAACCTGGAAATACTTAAAATGTTCATAACAAAAAAATATCCTTTTGCCAACATAGATTTGGCAACAGATGGTTATGAAGCGCTGGGAATGTATAAATCCAGAGCGTATGATCTTGTCTTTATAGACTTGAAAATGCCCGGCTTGAACGGTTTTGAAGTTCTAAAAAGACTAAAAACCATTCATGATCATGTACCTCCAACATATGCGTTGACAGCGGACATATACAAGAGTACCTATGGCAAAGTAGCACAAGCCGGTTTTACGGGATTACTTGAAAAACCGTTACAACTTGATATTTTATTTGAAATGATTGAAAGGGTGATAGATGAAAAAGATAATCCGTGA
- a CDS encoding PP0621 family protein — MILKLIIFAIAGIFIYKLLGGKLPTVPKPKSKEQKKLDEDTLVECSKCDTYVTMKECIIIHGKYYCDECAKEEMR, encoded by the coding sequence ATGATATTGAAACTGATCATTTTTGCGATCGCCGGTATATTTATCTATAAACTTTTGGGCGGAAAACTGCCGACAGTACCAAAGCCGAAAAGCAAGGAACAGAAAAAACTCGATGAGGATACGCTGGTGGAATGCAGTAAATGCGATACCTATGTGACAATGAAGGAGTGCATTATAATACATGGCAAATACTATTGTGATGAGTGTGCAAAGGAGGAAATGAGATGA
- a CDS encoding rhomboid family intramembrane serine protease translates to MKEFSRYKVTYSIIAINSVIYLLSALFSGSIVDMDMHVLVDMGALYGPLTVLKGEWWRLFTAMFLHGGMTHILMNMVSLYIIGRGMEMYFDTKSYLSIYLFSGLLGGLVSLYIHPASVGIGASGAIFGVFGALAGFFIAHRKHLGEHTKAFMKEFTVIIVINLVIGFSIPNVDVSAHVAGTIVGFIGGYLLSKDPKFIGIYSGLMVLLMLAIMAYLPTMYVQTFT, encoded by the coding sequence ATGAAAGAATTTTCACGCTATAAGGTTACCTATAGCATTATTGCCATTAACAGTGTTATTTATCTTTTGTCTGCGCTCTTCAGCGGCAGTATCGTCGATATGGATATGCATGTCCTGGTCGATATGGGTGCGCTCTATGGCCCGTTGACTGTGCTGAAAGGAGAATGGTGGCGTCTTTTTACCGCGATGTTCCTGCATGGCGGCATGACGCATATTCTGATGAATATGGTCTCACTTTACATCATAGGACGGGGTATGGAGATGTACTTCGATACAAAATCCTACCTGAGTATCTATCTTTTTTCCGGGCTTCTTGGTGGGCTGGTATCTCTTTATATCCATCCTGCGAGTGTGGGGATCGGGGCATCGGGTGCTATTTTCGGTGTATTTGGCGCACTGGCCGGTTTTTTCATTGCTCACAGAAAGCATCTCGGGGAACATACAAAAGCATTTATGAAAGAGTTCACTGTGATCATCGTGATCAACCTGGTGATAGGCTTTTCCATTCCGAACGTGGATGTCAGTGCCCACGTAGCTGGTACGATCGTAGGGTTCATAGGCGGCTATCTGCTCTCCAAAGATCCGAAGTTCATTGGGATATACAGCGGGTTGATGGTTTTGCTCATGCTTGCGATCATGGCGTACCTGCCGACAATGTATGTACAGACATTTACTTAA
- a CDS encoding thioredoxin fold domain-containing protein — protein MKHILLYVVTGMMLAGILQASEVITDKTKLQEIKKANAVLQDPVLTIKGAIEKPKSYVLKLEAKSPRGSQKLTAFLNKETGDLYIGSGYDKEGKEIVFPTDAKIVNEGVSFSYGKGSKDIYLVTDPQCPYCGRFAKAAEGKLDNYRVHVILFPLSFHKKAPAMVEWIMQGKDDTEKKERYEQVMLKGSTEYKSLIKDEKKPFVYSSKAKEKMDASKKAAVELDLRGTPAIYDANFQPVSQQILLNPTTKERK, from the coding sequence ATGAAACACATCTTACTGTATGTAGTGACAGGAATGATGCTCGCAGGTATACTTCAGGCATCAGAGGTCATCACCGACAAAACAAAACTTCAGGAAATCAAAAAAGCCAATGCAGTACTGCAGGACCCTGTGCTTACGATAAAAGGTGCCATAGAAAAACCCAAAAGCTATGTGCTGAAACTTGAAGCAAAATCTCCGCGTGGTTCACAGAAGCTTACGGCATTTTTGAACAAAGAGACGGGAGACCTTTATATTGGGTCCGGGTATGACAAAGAAGGTAAGGAGATCGTATTTCCCACAGATGCCAAGATCGTCAATGAAGGGGTTTCGTTCAGTTACGGCAAAGGTAGCAAAGATATTTACCTCGTGACCGATCCTCAGTGCCCTTACTGCGGCAGATTTGCAAAAGCTGCAGAGGGAAAACTGGATAACTACAGGGTACATGTCATACTCTTCCCGCTTTCATTTCACAAAAAGGCACCTGCCATGGTTGAGTGGATCATGCAGGGCAAAGATGACACAGAGAAAAAAGAACGTTATGAACAGGTTATGCTGAAGGGCTCTACCGAGTACAAATCGCTCATCAAAGATGAAAAAAAACCGTTTGTCTACTCTTCTAAAGCAAAAGAGAAGATGGATGCTTCCAAAAAGGCAGCTGTTGAACTTGATCTTCGTGGTACACCGGCCATTTATGATGCAAACTTTCAACCCGTTTCACAACAGATATTGCTAAATCCTACAACAAAAGAAAGGAAATAA